A DNA window from Vanessa tameamea isolate UH-Manoa-2023 chromosome 24, ilVanTame1 primary haplotype, whole genome shotgun sequence contains the following coding sequences:
- the LOC113399588 gene encoding translocator protein isoform X2 — protein MANWAALGSIILPNAGGWANGIYFAGQIRKESEKAWYDTLKKPSWNPPKWVFGPAWTVLYSGMGYASYLVYEECGGFKDDAVLPLSLYGGQLLLNWGWTPIFFGLKDFKLAFIEISVLSGAAVATAASFAHVNKTAGLLMLPYLAWLAYASSITYYIWKNNPKEIKDEKKE, from the exons ATGGCTAATTGGGCAGCTCTCGGTTCCATCATTCTCCCCAATGCAGGTGGCTGGGCCAATGGTATTTACTTTGCGGGTCAGATCCGTAAGGAAAGCGAAAAGGCTTGGTACGACACATTGAAGAAACCATCATGGAACCCACCTAAATGGGTGTTTGGACCAGCTTGGACGGTGCTTTACAGTGGAATGGGTTACGCTTCATATTTGGTTTATGAGGAATGTGGAGGATTTAAAG atgatgCAGTTTTACCCTTGTCCTTGTATGGAGGACAACTTCTCCTTAATTGGGGATGGACCCCTATTTTCTTTGGtcttaaagattttaaattg GCATTCATCGAGATATCCGTGTTGAGTGGTGCGGCCGTCGCTACAGCAGCAAGCTTCGCTCACGTCAACAAAACCGCTGGATTGCTGATGCTACCTTACCTCGCGTGGCTCGCATATGCAAGCTCCATCACTTATTACATCTGGAAGAACAATCCCAAGGAGATCAAAGACGAGAAGAAGGAATAG
- the LOC113399588 gene encoding translocator protein isoform X1 produces MESVQEYFKFTSDITMANWAALGSIILPNAGGWANGIYFAGQIRKESEKAWYDTLKKPSWNPPKWVFGPAWTVLYSGMGYASYLVYEECGGFKDDAVLPLSLYGGQLLLNWGWTPIFFGLKDFKLAFIEISVLSGAAVATAASFAHVNKTAGLLMLPYLAWLAYASSITYYIWKNNPKEIKDEKKE; encoded by the exons ATGGAAAGTGTGCAGGAATACTTTAAATTCACAAG tgaCATCACAATGGCTAATTGGGCAGCTCTCGGTTCCATCATTCTCCCCAATGCAGGTGGCTGGGCCAATGGTATTTACTTTGCGGGTCAGATCCGTAAGGAAAGCGAAAAGGCTTGGTACGACACATTGAAGAAACCATCATGGAACCCACCTAAATGGGTGTTTGGACCAGCTTGGACGGTGCTTTACAGTGGAATGGGTTACGCTTCATATTTGGTTTATGAGGAATGTGGAGGATTTAAAG atgatgCAGTTTTACCCTTGTCCTTGTATGGAGGACAACTTCTCCTTAATTGGGGATGGACCCCTATTTTCTTTGGtcttaaagattttaaattg GCATTCATCGAGATATCCGTGTTGAGTGGTGCGGCCGTCGCTACAGCAGCAAGCTTCGCTCACGTCAACAAAACCGCTGGATTGCTGATGCTACCTTACCTCGCGTGGCTCGCATATGCAAGCTCCATCACTTATTACATCTGGAAGAACAATCCCAAGGAGATCAAAGACGAGAAGAAGGAATAG
- the LOC113399589 gene encoding translocator protein-like yields MINWNAIGAMILPNIGGWAGAITMTGEVRSANGTSWYESINKPSWNPPNWVFGPAWTALYTGMGYASYMVYDDCGGFTDDALIPLALFGGHLLINWTWTPVFFKFHQIGLALIHMFVLDAAATACTLSFFRINKKTLYFMAPYLCWLTFATCLNYSIWQLNKDDSKNK; encoded by the exons ATGATAAACTGGAATGCAATTGGTGCAATGATCCTGCCTAACATTGGTGGGTGGGCTGGAGCTATAACCATGACTGGTGAAGTTCGTTCAGCCAATGGAACATCCTGGTACGAATCAATTAACAAGCCCAGCTGGAATCCACCAAACTGGGTGTTTGGTCCTGCGTGGACAGCTCTGTATACTGGAATGGGATATGCATCCTATATGGTTTATGATGACTGTGGTGGATTTACAG atgATGCATTAATACCCTTGGCATTGTTTGGTGgtcatttgttaataaattggaCATGGACACCAGTCTTCTTCAAGTTTCATCAGATTGGTTTG gCTTTAATTCACATGTTCGTATTGGACGCCGCTGCAACTGCTTGTACACTGAGCTTCTTCAGGATTAACAAGAAAACACTATATTTCATGGCCCCCTATTTGTGTTGGCTTACATTTGCCACCTGCCTTAATTATTCCATCTGGCAACTTAACAAAGATGACAGCAAAAACAAATAG